The stretch of DNA TGCCTCTGCCGACGCTTCAATTAATACGTCAAACGCACCAATAGATTCCAAGTCTTCAACATTTCGAATATCTCCATGAATAAATTCAATAACTAATTCAATAAATTGGGAGATATTTATTTCAGACCCTCTTCTTTTAAATTATCAAAGGCAACTATATCGCAAGAAGGATAATTAGATTTTAAGCTCATACACAATGATGCCCCCACAAAGCCGGCACCTCCAGTTATTAATATCCTCATAATTAATTAGTCTATATCGATTAGCTTATCTGAAATCCAATATATTGGTAGATAATAATTTATCTTCGAAATTGCGCAATCACCATTTCGAATATATATATATTACACATCCGGGAATACACCTCCAGCAAAATAGCAATACATATTGCTCTAATAATCGGTCATTAAAATTTTGCTAAGGATATCATTCCTACGATATCGGTTTCTATATTGAAATTTGATATAAGAACATTGTTCCTATATTTAACACCGCAACTAGGAGCCACTTCGATTTTGCGCCTCATAACAACACAATAATATGATTCTAAAAAAACAATTTCACCTCTTATTATTATCAGTATCCATTCTTATTTCCTGCAATCCTGGGGCTAATAAAGTTGATAATAAGGCGGACATTATTATAACTGGTGCAAAGATTTTTACATCTAATAGTGAACAACAATGGGCAGAAGCTGTTGCCATTAAGAACGGAAAATTTATTTATGTTGGAGATTCAGAAGGTACATTAGATTTTACTTCCGATAGTACAATCACGTACAACCTAAAAGGGCAATTAATTATTCCTGGACTAACGGATGCGCACTCGCATCCTGGATATGTAGGTGTCGAACATTTCGGAGAGATTGAAGGCGATACAAAAGAAGAATTATTGGCTTCTGTTAAGGCATATTCCGATAATCACCCAGATGATAAGATGTTAAGACTCTGCTGTTGGCCAACAGAAATGTATGTGAATGGGAAAACAGGTCCGACTAAAGAAGTGCTAGATACTGTAGTTTCAGATCGACCTATTTGGTTTGAGAGTACATCAGCACACGACTTTTGGTTAAATTCAAAAGCCTTGGAGAAGATTGGTGTAAACAAAGACACACCCGACCCTAGACCAGGTGTTGCCATATATGCTAGAGATGAGAGTGGAGAATTAACTGGCTGGATAAAAGAAGGTGCAGGAGTTCAACACTTTGCTAAACAGTTTGGCGTAGAAAAAGAAGCGCATAAAAAAACACACGAAGAAGGTGTTATCCAAACACTACAAATTCTTAGTGAATATGGAGTAACTACTTTATTTGATGCTGGAAATAAAGGCTATGGAGATGTGGTTTATCCTTTAATATCGAAGCTAGAAAAGGAAGGCAAATTACCAATCCGGTATGAAGGCACATATCAAGTATTCACTCCAGAACGTCTAAAATTGGCTATTCCTGAAATTAAACGTTACCGTAAAGAATATGGTGGTGAACTTTTGCAATTCAACACTGTTAAGATTTTCATGGATGGTATTAATGAAAACCATTCTGTGGGATTACTAGAGCCTTATCATAACGACACATCCTATATTGGTAATACTCTCCTATCGTCTAACGAACTAAGCGATTTTTTACTAGAACTTAGTAAAGAAAAACTCGACTTACATGTACACACAATAGGTGATCTAACCGTGCGAACAGTATTAGACGCTGTTGAAGCCGCACAAAATATTGCCAAAGAGAACTTCTACCCACGAGTAACTATAGCTCACCTAGAACTTATAGACCCAGCAGATATACCAAGAATTAAGAAACTTGGGGTAACATGCAATTTTACCCCATGGTGGCTAGGTGTTAATCACAAAGATGTTGTTGAAGAGTCTCTAGGTAAAGAGAGATACTCCAACATGTATAAGGCAAAAACACTCTTTGATTTAGGAAACAATGTAACCTTCTCCAGCGATGAATGGTGGGGAGGCGACATGCTTA from Flavobacteriales bacterium encodes:
- a CDS encoding amidohydrolase produces the protein MILKKQFHLLLLSVSILISCNPGANKVDNKADIIITGAKIFTSNSEQQWAEAVAIKNGKFIYVGDSEGTLDFTSDSTITYNLKGQLIIPGLTDAHSHPGYVGVEHFGEIEGDTKEELLASVKAYSDNHPDDKMLRLCCWPTEMYVNGKTGPTKEVLDTVVSDRPIWFESTSAHDFWLNSKALEKIGVNKDTPDPRPGVAIYARDESGELTGWIKEGAGVQHFAKQFGVEKEAHKKTHEEGVIQTLQILSEYGVTTLFDAGNKGYGDVVYPLISKLEKEGKLPIRYEGTYQVFTPERLKLAIPEIKRYRKEYGGELLQFNTVKIFMDGINENHSVGLLEPYHNDTSYIGNTLLSSNELSDFLLELSKEKLDLHVHTIGDLTVRTVLDAVEAAQNIAKENFYPRVTIAHLELIDPADIPRIKKLGVTCNFTPWWLGVNHKDVVEESLGKERYSNMYKAKTLFDLGNNVTFSSDEWWGGDMLRTYINPYLGMQVGHTRQYPTDWWETEDDGIRSPSDERLTLEQMITGYTKNGAYQLRKENELGTIEVGKL